agtcaatgagtagcattctcacataagtgttccttttgtccaggtgggaaagggcagtgtggagtgcaatatagattgcatcatctgtggatctgtttgggaggtatgcaaattggagtgagtctagggtttctgggataatggtgttgatgtgagccatgaccaggttttcaaagcacttcatggctacagacgtgagtgctatgggtcagttgtcatttaggcaggttaccttagtgttcttaggcacagggactatggtggtctgcttgaaacatgttggtattacagactcaatcagggatgtgttgaaaatgtcagtgaagacacctgccagttggtcagcacatgcccggagcacatgtcctggtaatccgtttggccctgcagccttgtgtatgttgacctgtttctaggtcttactcacatcagctacggagagcgtgatcacacagtcgtccggaacaggtgatgctctcatgcatgcctcagtgtgcTTGCcacgaagcgagcatagaagtgatttagctcgtctggtaggctcgtgtcactgggcagctcgcggctatgcttctctttgtagtctgtaatagttagcaagccctgccacataagatgagcgtcggagccggtgtagtatgattcaatcttaaccctgtattgatgcttttcttatgtgtttgatggttcgtcgcagggcataacaggatttcttgtaagcttccgggttagagtcccacaccttgaaagcaacagctctaccatttagctcagtgtgaatgttgcctgtaatccatggcttctggttggggtatgtacgtacagtcattgTATGACACATCACATTATGACACATCAAAGTAGGAAACCTTATAGTaggagagtgtatgtgtgtaagaAGTGAGGACAAAGATATAGATCTTCACAAATTGGTCACTAGGGTCACAACGTGAAAGTATGTAAAATAATCAAATCACGCTCTTACCTTGTCGTTGACCAGTAGTTCCATGGGGTTGTTGCCCCATTCGATCAGAACCAGTTCGTTGGCCTGTCCCGGTACAGAGTAGGAGAAGGGAGTGCCAAGGCCAGGCCCTGATCCCCCTTTTATccagaggcagagagtgagggcGAAGATTTCGTTGAGTAGGGTCCTCTTTATTTTTCCATATATGTAGTTAGTGCGCATAGGGAAGCCAATCTGGAAAGCATCTGGACTCTTTGGCTTTTTCCGGGTACCTGTTAGGGTACAAGACAGCAAAATATGAGCAATGAACAGCTGATACTGAGTATTTGTACCTGCAAATACAACTCGGTATGCATGATATAACTCGGAAAATAGTATACAGTGTCAAAGTGGGTTATTATCAGAGTTTCAATACCAGGGTCAGTGTTCCTGTGGTTAAGGTGGCTCAGCACAGTTTCAAGCTTGTTGTGTCCACGGCCAAGAGGTCTTGGAGCCGGCGGCTTGCTGTTATAGGATGGACGAGGATGATGGCCATGGTCGTCGTTGCCATGGTGACCATCATCACTGTGACCGTTTCCACGGTGGTCATCATGGTGGTCATCGTGAAGATCATCATGGTGGTCATCGTGGTGAAGGTCACCATGGTCATCATGGTGTTCGCCATGACGCTCGTTGTGATGGTCATCATGGTGTTCGCCATTGTGGTCGTTATGGTGGGTGTCATGGCGGCCATGGCTACGATCATAATGGCGGTCATAGTGTCGGTCATGGTGACTGTTTTGACGGTTGTTGTGGCGGTTGTTGTGacgggtgggggtgggggtgcggGTCTCGTGGTGGTCATCATGGTGATCGTCGTGGTGACTGGTTCCATGGTGGTCATCGTGGTGGTCATCGTGTCGATCATCATGATGGTGGTCGGGTCCATGTTGGTCATCGTGGTGGTCGTCATGATGGTCATCGTGGTGGTCGTCATGGTGGTCATCGTGGTGGTCGTCATGGTGACCATAATCATGATGCCCACCGTAGTGATTGTTGAGCTGCTTCTCAAGTGCATTGATTTTGCGTTGCAGGAGGTCTCTCAGTGAGCTTGAATAGGAGCTGGAGGAATTCCTGgcctggagaaagagagaaaattaTTAATAGTTACAATTTGAAATGCCTTATTATTAGTCCATGTTATTCAAACTTTGTGGAGCAAACTAGAATATCAGTTGGAACTCAGCTGGAACTCAGCTGAACTATCTTTGTCTAACACCCTCAAGACATTTGGTAACACTTTCTATGAACCATCAGTGTTATTAAGTGTTATTAATGCTTGTATAGGATATATGCCACTGTGATGTCTTATAGCACGTttttttggtaacactttatttttaGAACCCGAccgatatacactgctcaaaaaaataaagggaacactaaaataacacatcctagatctgaatgaatgaaatattcttattaaatacttttttctttacatagttgaatgtgctgacaacaaaatggaaatcaaatttatcaacccatggaggtctggatttggagtcacacacaaaattaaagtggaaaaccacactacaggctgatccaactttgatgtaatgtccttaaaacaagtcaaaatgaggctcagtagtgtgtgtggcctccacgtgcctgcatgacctccctacaacgcctgggcatgctcctgatgaggtggcggatggactcctgagggatctcctcccagacctggactaaagcatccgccaactcctggacagtctgtggtgcaacgtggcgttggtggatggagcgagacatgatgtcccagatgtgctcaattggattcaggtctggggaacgggccagtccatagcatcaatgccttcctgttgcaggaactgctgacacactccagccacatgaggtctagcattgtcttgcattaggaggaacccagggccaactgcacaaGCATATGGTCTcataaggggtctgaggatctcatctcggtacctaatggcagtcaggctacctctggcgagcacatggagggctgtgcgtccccccaaagaaatgccaccccacaccatgactaacccaccgccaaaccggtcatgctggaggatgttgcaggcagcagaacgttctccacggcgtctccagactctgtcacgtctgtcacatttatttatttcacctttatttaaccaggtaggctagttgagaacaagttctcatttaccactgcgacctggccaagataaagcatagcagtgtgaacagacaacaacagagttacatgtggagtaaacaataaacaagttaataacacagtagaaaaaaagaaaaaacgatgtgctcagtgtgaacctgttttcatctgtgaagagcacagggcgccagtggcaaatttgccaatcttggtgttggcaagtgccaaacgtcctgcacggtgttgggctgtaagcacaacccccacctgtggacgtcgggccctcatatcaccctcatggagtctgtttctgaccgtttgagcagacacatgcacatttgtggcctgctggaggtcattttgcagggctctggcagtgctcctccttgcacaaaggcggaggtagcagtcctgctgctgggttgttgccctcctacggcctcctccacgtctcctgatgtactggcctgtctcctggtagcgcctccatgctctggacactacgctgacagacacagcaaaccttcttgccacagctcgcattgatgtgccatcctggatgagctgcactacctgagtcacctgtgtgggttgtagactccgtctcatgctaccactagagtgaaagcaccgccagcattcaaaagtgaccaaagcatcagccaggaagcataggacctgagaagtggtctgtggtccccacctgcagaaccactcctttattgggggtgtcttgctaattgcctataatttccacctgttgtctattccatttgcacaacagcatgtgaaatttattgtcaattagtgttgcttcctaagtggacagtttgatttcacagaagtgtgattgacttggagttacagtgtgctgtttaagtgttccctttattttttgagcagtgtatatagtttCATTATTCAGTAAATGGGATGGAAAAAAGTGAATTGCATGCTTATCTGAACACTAGCGTCCATTCTCATTTTCATTGTCACAATGTAAGAAATCAACATTTGAAGAAATTTCCTGGACAATTACTCTTTTGGATGGAAACTTAGGAGAACTTGGTGTGGAAAAATGTAACTTTTTAATTTCCCTGTTGTAAAACACTAAATCGACAAATATATTGGTGTTGGTCAGTTTTGTCCCACAAAATATCTGAATCGTTATCGGACCCCAAAGAAAACATATAGGTTGGGCTCTACTTTCTATGGACCACCAGTGTTATTAAGTGTTAGTAGTACTTATATAGGATATACGCCTATAGCATGTCTCATAGCAAGTCTTACAATTCATTATAGAGTGCTAGAATCACTTTAAGAAAATGGGTGAGAAACCGAATCAATTAGAACCAAAAAATTATCTTTCGGAATCCCCAAAATGTTGGTCAATTAAGTTGGATTTTGTATATACAGGAACCTCCTTGATTCATgggaaaataaagaaaataaaaagTTGGTTGTTAGTGTCAATGGTCATATGTCATACAATCACTAAACAAGACCTTCTCCTAGGCTTCATGAATTCCCATGGGATCAGTGCAATATATCCTCTAGGGTGAGAGTCAGGATAATTAACTAATCAACTTATGTCTTCCTATGCATGCACATGGATGGAGCTTGGGCTGTAGGCCACTGATATCCTCACGGCGTGAGAGAAAGCTGGAGCACCCATTGTCGTGCTTCATTTCAGGTCAGTAGCGAGACACAGTGCCCCGTAGTGACGCATAAGATAACCTAAATTCACACAAAGAACCAATAAGCTTCCTATCCCTCTTCCTACTCAACCTTTGTTGTTGTTCCCACTGACCTGCAAGTTCTCCAGCCTCTCCTTGAGTGTCTGTAGCGTTTTCCTAGTTTTCTCAGGGGAGAAGGCCCCATGCTTGCTCCCAGCGTTGTCCTTCCCTCGATGGTGTGGGTCCGATCGATGTCCATTGTTCAGTGGGTAGTGTGGATCCCCGTGGTGGTCAGCATCATGGTAGGCGTGGTGCGAGCTCGGGTGATGGGTGTTGAGACGCGGGGGTCCATGGTGCTTGTCATGATGGTCATCGTGATGACCAACTCCCCGGCCAAAGCCCTCACAGAGGGTCAGCTTGGCAGTCAGTTCCCTGATCGTCTCCCGTTGGTCTAAGATGGTCTCCTTTTGCCGCACCAGGCTCTCGCGAAGGTGCAGGATGGTGGATTTGGCCTCGTCTGATATTCCTATCCCCATTCCCATCGACCTCCTGCCGTTACCATTGGGCGCCCCTGCTGCAGGTCCATGATGCCCATTACTGCTGGGTCTGTCGTGGGCAGGTCCGTGTGCTGCCCCGCCTGGTGTGAAGCAGCTGGGGTCTGCATCCGCTGGAATCGGGGTACAAACAAACTTTGGCTGGGCTCCATAGTCATAGTCTAATCCCGGCAAACTAACAACAGCCACCGAGGAAGATATGAGAGTATAAAGGAGTAGAGAAAAAAGAGGCAAAGAGGGTAGGATGAAAACTGGGAGTACTCCACTCCAACGCATTTTCACTTTAGGCAAAAGCATCAGGGGTGGAATGGCGTTGTCGGGCATATTTTCGTTCTCTCCTGTCAAGGGAGACTGTCCTTCCACGCTTTATTTTTGGTGTGATGTATACTACGAGTAGAGGTCATTTGGGGCGGATGGCTAGCTGATTTGACACATGGCAAAACAGTCCAAAATCCAACAGGGTAAATTCCTTCAAGAAGTGTTCCAACACGCAGGACCTTGTGCCAAAGCCCTTTGTGCCAAAGTCCTTTCCTCTGTTCAGGTTAGAGGGGTCTGCCTCCAGGTGGTCCCTCGTGGCACAGCGTGCCTCCTGTGTTCGGCAGCCAAAATAATCCCTTTATAGCCGGATTCTATCTATCCGTGAGGGCCGATGGTGCTTCCATCTGGAAGGAAAAGACAAAGGCGACAAGTCATAAATGTCATTGGCACTTTAAAAGCTTAATTGGAAGTACTTTTTTTAAAGTCTTGAGAAATGCTATCACTTCAGTGAGTAGACAACAGCAACATACGAGGGCATGATCAGAAGTACATTGATATACTGAACAGTACAGAGCAATAGGGTGGCGATGACAGAACTCGAGCAGAGCAGCGGTGGGGAGTAATGGAGCTAGGGTCATAAACAATGAAGCTACAATTATTTAGTCAATCAGTCACCGCTATTGGTTTTCAATGAGCCAGCAATGGCCTTCAGTGAATGATGCCAACTGCATCAACTGAGAACCCCCCTGGGCAGTATAATCAGATTACAAGGCAGTCATCAGGATGCAGTTAAATGAA
Above is a genomic segment from Oncorhynchus masou masou isolate Uvic2021 chromosome 12, UVic_Omas_1.1, whole genome shotgun sequence containing:
- the LOC135549311 gene encoding neuronal pentraxin-1-like produces the protein MPDNAIPPLMLLPKVKMRWSGVLPVFILPSLPLFSLLLYTLISSSVAVVSLPGLDYDYGAQPKFVCTPIPADADPSCFTPGGAAHGPAHDRPSSNGHHGPAAGAPNGNGRRSMGMGIGISDEAKSTILHLRESLVRQKETILDQRETIRELTAKLTLCEGFGRGVGHHDDHHDKHHGPPRLNTHHPSSHHAYHDADHHGDPHYPLNNGHRSDPHHRGKDNAGSKHGAFSPEKTRKTLQTLKERLENLQARNSSSSYSSSLRDLLQRKINALEKQLNNHYGGHHDYGHHDDHHDDHHDDHHDDHHDDHHDDQHGPDHHHDDRHDDHHDDHHDHDDHHDDLHDDHHDDHRGNGHSDDGHHGNDDHGHHPRPSYNSKPPAPRPLGRGHNKLETVLSHLNHRNTDPGTRKKPKSPDAFQIGFPMRTNYIYGKIKRTLLNEIFALTLCLWIKGGSGPGLGTPFSYSVPGQANELVLIEWGNNPMELLVNDKAVTLPMAMTDGKWQHLCVTWSTHDGHWEAFQDGVKRGSGENLSAWHPIKPGGVFILGQEQDALGGRFDATQSFVGEMSDLQLWSRVLTPNEIYSQASCGGHMAGDLITWTEAVVELHGGVTKYPFDPCH